In the Clostridium gelidum genome, AAAACGATTAAGAGAATTATAAGTACGTTATGGGAAGGGCTAATTGAAGTATTATATCCAAGAGAAAATTATTGTATTATTTGTAAAGACGATGATTGTTTTGGACTATGTAATACTTGCAGAAAAAGTATTAAAGTTATAAATGAAGTATATCAAGATGAAGTAATAAGTTACGGATACTATGGCGGAGTATTAAAAGATTTAATACTAAAATTTAAATATAAAAATAATTTTACAGCAGGAGATATATTAGCGGGATTTTTAGAAGAGTATATAAGTAAAAATATTAGGTATGAAGAATACATAATAACATATATACCGTTATCAAAAAAATCGAAAAAAAACAGGGGCTTTAATCAGTGCGAATATATTGCAAAAAAGATATCTAGAGATTTATCAATTGAAGTTTTAGACGTATTGGTTAAACAAAAAGAAACTAAGGAACAAAAGAAATTAAAAAGAGATGAAAGGTATGAAAATATAAAAGATGCATTCTCTATAAAAAAAGGAATTAAAGTAAAAAAATACAAAATTATATTGATAGATGATGTAACAACTACAGGTGCAACAATTCATGAAGCATATAAATTATTAAAAAAATTTGAAGTAAAAGACATAAAACTCTTGACCTTAGCGAAAAGTCATATATAATATTAATGTAAAGCTAGGTTTGTGGTTGAAAGTCGAAGCCAGTCGCAGGCGAAACGATCCACGTAATTTAGACAAAATGTCTAAGGAGCATGGTGCGGTATAGAAGTAAGTCCTGCCAGTAGATAGTACTGAGAGGGTTAGTAGTGAGGGTTAATTTCTATTAGCAAAAGCTCCAGCAGGCGAGTGTGGGGTCAAAAACCAGGTCAACTAGCTTTACTGTTTATATAAGCTATTAGAAACATATAAAAATAATAGTTTGAAGTTTATCTAATCCGCAATTGCAAGGATTAGATATTTTTTTGCGATAATTATCAGAATTTACTGATAATTATCTTGTTAAAGTTGTAATAAAGTGATAGAATAATATTAACTTAAACATATAAAATTAAAAAACTTTTTCATGTAGAGAGGGGCTGGCATTAATGAAAGTAACAGTTATAGCAAAAAATATGGAATTAACAGATGCACTAAAGGAAATAGTGCAAAAAAAGATAAGTAAATTGGAAAAGTATTTTGAATCAAAGGTAGAAGCAAAAGCTACATTGACTGTACAAAAAAATAGACAAATAATTGAAGTTACTATTCCATTTAATGGAGTTATATTAAGAGGTGAAGAAGCAACTTCAGATATGTATAAGTCATTAGATTTAGTTGGAGATAAGTTAGAAAGACAAATTAGAAAGCAAAAAACCAGA is a window encoding:
- a CDS encoding ComF family protein gives rise to the protein MGKTIKRIISTLWEGLIEVLYPRENYCIICKDDDCFGLCNTCRKSIKVINEVYQDEVISYGYYGGVLKDLILKFKYKNNFTAGDILAGFLEEYISKNIRYEEYIITYIPLSKKSKKNRGFNQCEYIAKKISRDLSIEVLDVLVKQKETKEQKKLKRDERYENIKDAFSIKKGIKVKKYKIILIDDVTTTGATIHEAYKLLKKFEVKDIKLLTLAKSHI
- the hpf gene encoding ribosome hibernation-promoting factor, HPF/YfiA family translates to MKVTVIAKNMELTDALKEIVQKKISKLEKYFESKVEAKATLTVQKNRQIIEVTIPFNGVILRGEEATSDMYKSLDLVGDKLERQIRKQKTRLSRKHGGSLRFGEINNIDLKLEKEDEGKLVRVKKFGVKPMNSEEAILQMDLLGHNFFVYQDADSDKVNVIYKRKDGDYGLLEPEFI